A single Cyprinus carpio isolate SPL01 chromosome A6, ASM1834038v1, whole genome shotgun sequence DNA region contains:
- the LOC109102691 gene encoding ubiquitin carboxyl-terminal hydrolase 1-like, with amino-acid sequence MPVLHSEVGVVAAVGSPVKKSKLSLKFFQKKDTKRALDFSEAPAEDNSTAEPEDTTNHDQVVPVPCPSSPLTCEKCESLVPFVGLNNLGNTCYLNSILQVLYYCPGFKEAIKSLCQLAKLKDKQQEDAKNEGDTGEITLPVPMELLGSFHSLISSVEQLQSSFLLNPEKYSDGELATPPRKLLNTLRQLNPMYEGYLQHDAQEVLQCILANIQEACDNIKKEQTDNQKDNTISNGMGDSTHEEDGSSDGQLSGKRKSDTEAGNAKKKPKSQSKSKKNEENVHMTRSKRKSSSDITTESSDQRNGTEEQEKEQEKDRGSTTEEEKNDSPPKEVGKRTRRGKLGWLKPSGKQPSIFSKFRSMGRITSHVGGKGETKEKSDCSVQEKQEKDTSENESRTQEVKQSLEKNKEQSVLDVLKWMFQGQLVLRTRCLECECFTERREDFQDISVPVQEDENSSSDSSSEISPDPKPELKTLKWAISQFASVERIVGQDKYFCETCHHYTEAERSLLFDKTPEVITIHLKCFAANGSEMDPYAGLSKVNTPLQTPLKLSLHEWCTQPDSPDQSHHYELFAVVMHSGVTISSGHYTTYIRMMDLHRTTLRLQSQDEEQARDQEEDMKPKKEEGPQTEYDDGEVSFSLSGRGRTVARASATSMSSKSGSKRCSEGVGLLGGQRSVTSYELSNSTQSNPEKASSLASRAAGSLLQNAVKKETEEEGVDSMGDGTQVNFDLALRNLLDFEGKWMLFDDSEVRLFEEEDFLRACSPETCSTSTPYLLFYKRVSQ; translated from the exons ATGCCCGTGCTGCATAGTGAAGTTGGAGTGGTGGCTGCAGTTGGCAGTCCTGTGAAGAAGAGCAAACTCTCTCTAAAATTCTTCCAGAAGAAGGACACCAAACGAGCCCTGGACTTCTCCGAGGCCCCGGCAGAGGACAACAGTACCGCAGAACCAGAAGACACTACTAA TCATGACCAGGTTGTGCCAGTGCCTTGCCCATCATCTCCACTTACTTGTGAGAAGTGTGAGAGCCTGGTCCCCTTCGTTGGGCTTAACAATTTGGGGAACACCTGCTATCTGAACAGCATCCTTCAG GTTTTATATTACTGTCCTGGTTTTAAAGAGGCCATCAAGTCTTTGTGTCAGTTGGCTAAGCTGAAAGACAAACAGCAAGAAGATGCCAAAAATGAG GGGGACACTGGTGAGATCACCCTACCTGTTCCCATGGAGCTGCTGGGTAGTTTCCACAGCCTCATCTCTTCTGTGGAACAGCTGCAATCCAGCTTCCTGCTTAACCCGGAAAAATACAGTGATGGAGAACTTGCCACACCACCTCGCAAGCTGCTTAACACACTCAG GCAGCTTAATCCAATGTATGAGGGTTACTTGCAGCATGATGCACAGGAGGTGCTGCAGTGCATCCTTGCTAACATCCAGGAGGCCTGTGACAATATCAAAAAAGAGCAAACAGACAACCAGAAAGACAACACAATAAGTAATGGAATGGGGGATTCCACCCATGAGGAAGATGGGAGCTCTGATGGCCAGTTGAGCGGAAAGAGAAAGAGTGACACGGAAGCAGGCAATGCTAAGAAAAAGCCAAAATCTCAAAgcaaatcaaagaaaaatgaGGAAAACGTGCATATGACCCGCTCAAAAAGAAAGTCCTCCAGTGACATAACCACAGAGAGTTCTGACCAGAGGAATGGAACAGAGGAGCAAGAAAAAGAGCAAGAGAAGGACAGAGGGAGCACCACAGAGGAGGAGAAGAATGACAGTCCCCCAAAAGAGGTGGGCAAGAGGACAAGGAGAGGGAAGCTGGGATGGTTGAAGCCATCTGGGAAGCAGCCTAGCATCTTCTCGAAGTTCCGCAGCATGGGACGAATTACTTCACATGTGGGAGGGAAAGGGGAGACCAAAGAGAAATCAGATTGTAGTGTTCAAGAGAAGCAAGAGAAAGATACCTCTGAGAATGAGAGCAGAACTCAAGAAGTTAAACAGAGTCTGGAAAAGAATAAAG AGCAATCAGTCCTGGATGTGCTGAAGTGGATGTTCCAGGGTCAGCTGGTGCTGCGGACACGCTGCCTGGAATGTGAGTGTTTCACAGAACGGAGAGAGGATTTTCAAGACATCAGTGTACCTGTGCAAGAGGATGAGAACAGCTCCTCTGACTCCAGttctgaga TTTCTCCAGATCCCAAGCCTGAGCTGAAAACTCTAAAGTGGGCCATATCTCAATTTGCGTCTGTGGAGCGGATTGTGGGTCAAGATAAATATTTCTGTGAGACCTGTCATCACTACACAGAAGCTGAAAGAAGTCTTTTGTTTGACAAAACACCAGAAGTCATCACAATCCACCTGAAATGCTTTGCTGCCAATGGCTCTGA GATGGACCCTTATGCTGGCCTTTCCAAGGTGAATACTCCTCTGCAGACCCCTCTCAAACTTTCCCTGCATGAATGGTGCACTCAGCCTGATTCTCCAGACCAGAGCCATCACTATGAGCTCTTTGCCGTGGTCATGCACAGCGGAGTGACCATCAGCAGTGGTCACTACACCACTTACATCCGCATGATGGATCTGCATCGTACCACTCTCAGGCTTCAGTCTCAGGATGAAGAGCAAGCCCGAGACCAAGAGGAAGACATGAAACCGAAGAAAGAAGAGGGACCTCAAACAGAGTATGATGACGGTGAGGTGTCTTTCAGCTTGTCTGGCAGGGGGCGAACTGTGGCCAGAGCCAGCGCAACAAGCATGTCCAGCAAATCAGGAAGCAAGAGGTGCTCTGAAGGTGTTGGGCTTCTAGGAGGACAGAGGAGCGTCACCAGTTATGAGCTCAGCAACAGCACTCAAAGCAATCCAGAGAAGGCTTCCAGCTTAGCCAGTCGTGCTGCAGGTTCTCTGCTTCAGAATGCAGTGAAGAAAGAGACCGAGGAAGAGGGAGTTGATTCTATGGGTGACGGGACCCAGGTGAATTTTGACCTCGCTCTGCGAAACCTTTTGGACTTTGAGGGAAAGTGGATGCTGTTTGATGATTCTGAAGTGAGACTCTTTGAAGAAGAGGACTTCCTCAGAGCCTGTTCCCCCGAGACGTGCTCCACATCTACACCCTACCTGCTCTTCTACAAGAGAGTGTCTCAGTGA